The Flavobacteriales bacterium genomic sequence TGGTGGAGACCGGCAACATCTACATTGCAACGCCTCCGCTTTACCTGGTGAAAAAAGGCAGGGATGAAAGGTATTGCTGGAATGATGCCGATCGTGATGTGGCCATCAAGGAATTTGCCAAGGAAGGCAAGGAAAGCAGTGTGAACGTTCAACGGTACAAGGGTCTCGGAGAAATGAATGCCGAGCAGCTTTGGTCTACAACAATGAACCCGGAAACGCGTACCCTGCGGCAGGTGACCATTGAAAGTGCGGCTGAGGCAGATAGGATCTTTTCCATGCTGATGGGAGATGATGTGCCACCGCGCCGTGAGTTCATCGAGAAGAATGCCAAGTACGCCAAGATCGACGCGTAACGGATCGTTCGACACAGATTCGGTTGCTCAAATGCCGGCTGCGTGAAAACAGATTCAACCCCGGAAAAGGATGGCGGATGTCAAATTTGTTATCTTTGAAGGGTTTTGAAGGATATCAATTGCTAACCATAATCTTTACTTATCATGAAAGTCAGTGTTATCGGAGCTGGCAACGTTGGCGCCACTTGTGCGAATGTAGTTGCACATAAAGAGTTGGCCAACGAAGTTGTTATCGTGGATATCAAGGAGGGACTCGCAGAAGGGAAGGCCCTGGATATCTGGCAGACGGCTCCCATTAATTTGTACGATTCCCGTACCATCGGTGTCACCAACGATTATGCGCGCACAGCCGGATCGGACGTGGTGGTGATTACTTCAGGTCTTCCCCGTAAACCGGGAATGAGCCGCGATGACCTCATCGCTACCAATGCGGGTATCGTGAAAACGGTTACTGAAAATGTAATGAAGCACTCCCCGAATGCCATCATCATCGTGGTTTCCAACCCGCTGGATGTGATGTGCTATTGTGCTTACCTCACTGCCAAAGTGGATTCCCGCCGGGTATTCGGTATGGCCGGTATCCTGGATACCGCTCGCTATCGCGCTTTCCTTGCCGAAGCTTTGGATGTGTCTCCGAAAGATATTCAGGCTCTGTTGTTGGGTGGTCACGGAGACACCATGGTTCCGCTTCCGCGCTATACGACCGTGAGTGGCATTCCCGTAACCGAGATGATTGATAAGGACAAACTCGATGCCATTGTAGATCGCACCAAGAAAGGCGGCGGCGAACTGGTGAACCTGATGGGAACAAGCGCATGGTACGCACCCGGTGCGGCAGCTGCCCAGATGGTGGAAGCCATCGTTCGCGATCAGAAAAGAATCTTCCCTTGCTGCGCATGGTTGCAGGGCGAATATGGCATGAAAGACATCTACCTCGGCGTTCCTGTAAAACTTGGCAAGAATGGCATTGAAGAGGTGATCGAAATCCAACTGAACGATGATGAACGTGCACTGCTTGAGCAATCAGCGGTAGCGGTTCGTGAAGTGATGGGTGTGCTGGATGGTATGCAGACTGCCTGATCTGTTTTTAAGATAATAGCAAAGGCGCTTCAAATTGAAGCGCCTTTTTTTGTGCAGATGGGTGACCGGTGTTCTATTGCCCGATCACGAAGCGGCTGTAACGTTGCGCGTCTTCCATACGAAGATTGAGCTGGTAAACGCCCTGGGCCAGGTTGTCTGTCGGGATGGTTTGCTGGGCTGAGACCAGTGTGCCGCTTCTCAAAAGTTTTCCCGTCATGTCGGTAATGGTGTAAGGGACTGCACCCTGGCTCCACGGGGTGTTCCATTGGATCCGGATCTGATCTTTGGCCGGGTTGGGGAATACCACAAAGGCAGCGGATGATTCACCTTTGACAGGTTCGGGTTCAATGCCGGTGATCAGTTTACCCCAGAAGAGTGCCAGGCCGCCTCCGTAGTTGCCTATCACCAGGTCTATGATGTTGTCGTTGTTCAGGTCGGCGCCGGCAATGGTTGTGCGTTCTCCTTCCCAGATGTTCATGTAAGTGGTATCTGATTCGGTGAAGGTACCGCTGAGGTTGCCATCGATGTTTCCGTAATGATAAATGTACCCGCTTTCCGAACCCAACAGCAGTTTTAACTTGCCGCTGTCTTTGTACAGAAAGGGCGTGCTGTAACCGGTGTAGTATCCAAACTGCCGGACATCCACATCTCCGAAATTTTCATCAAACCCGATCCCTATTGCTACGGAACCGGAAGGCTCATCGTAGGAAGGGTCATCGCGGATGGCATTGTACACTTCAATGTACCTGCTGCCGGCATTCACTGCGGTAATTTCGAATGTGCCATTGTTGGTGAAGCTGGTGCAGCCGGTTACCGTTAGTTTGTCGCCGGGCCAGAGTTTGCTGAGGTTGGTGGTGCCCAGGATTGTGTACCGCACGGTGTTTCCGCTTTGCCATGTTACTGCATCTATATCCAGGTTAAACATGGGGGTGTTGATGGTGCCCAGGTTAGGGAAGAGGTTCAGGTTTCCGTTACGTTCACCCATCAGCAGGTCGGGAATGTTGTCGTTGTCCACATCCACGATCTGGGGTGCGGAGAAACTGCCGCAGTCGATGGATTGGTAGTTGGCCTGTTTCAAACTGAAACTGGCAGGGTTGCCCGGCCCGGCGCTGTTTTCGTAATAGTGTATCACACCATTGTAATCACCGATCATCATGTCCTTGTCCCCATCCCCATCCATGTCGCCGAAAGTCGGATAGATGTTGTACAACCCCAGTGAGGAAAGTCCCAGGTAATCCCGATCTATCAAGGCAAAAGAAGGTTGATTTACCGTGCCCACATTTTTGAACAGGGCCAGTTTGGATTTATAGTTTCCGCCTCCTTCGTAATATCCGTAGTTGCCAACAATCATGTCGAGGAGTCCGTCTGCATTGTAATCAAAAAAGGCTGGATTGGCGCCTTGTCCCAGATCAATCATGTCTTCCTGTAGCAAAGATTCTGTTTGTTTGACGAAGATGGGTGCATTGTCGGTATTCGTGTTCTTGTAATACCATACGCTTTTGAAGTTTTCCGAGGTGTTTTGGGAATTGGCGCTAACGATCAGGTCGCGTTTGCCGTCGTGATTTATATCCTGGTAGAATGAGGCAGGGAAAATATCCATGTCAGTAGGTACGTCGTACGATGGGAAGCTGGTGTCTTGCGCCGTTACCAGCGCTGAACTTACCGTACCTCCGTTGGTGAGTTGTACCAGATTAGGAAATGAGATATCACCCAGGATCAGGTCCTTGTCGTTGTCACCATCCATATCCAGTGCCAGTACCGTTGAACCGGAATGTATGGAATGATCTGTGCGATCGGTTTCGTCGGGTGCCGCTTTTTTGTACGGGCAGGAAATGTTCATGGTCACTTTGTTGTTGCTGATGTTTTCACTGAAATAGCCCCAGCAGTCGGGTTGCCGTTTGAACTTAAGACTATCGGCGTGGCCGAAAGTTTCCATCGAAAGGTTCTTGTGGAATTCCACGGTTTGGCCGTTCTGCTCGAAAGTGAGCACATCCACGTCGCCGTCGTTGTCGATATCGGCAATGGCGGGGATGTCGGCCGGACTGACATACAGGTTGGGGAAGTTTGTGGTTTGGGTATGCACCAGTGGATCGATCAGTTGAAAATCCAGTACACCGGATGAAATGTTCTTGTATACAGCAAAGCCACTGTTGGAATATCCGAAGATGTCTTCCTTGCCATCATTGTCATAATCGACCAGCAACACCCAATCGTGCAGGTCGGGGAAGAACTTCGCATATTCGGGCATGTACTTGTAGTTGATGGTGTCGGTTCCTCCCTGGAAAATAAATGGGAAGATTTTGTTCCCGGTGCGATCGAATACGAACAGGTCTTTCTTTCCGTCCAGGTTCATATCAATGCTGGATACCTGCACGAAGTTCAGTCCGCCCGCCCAGGGGAACCTGAACGGTTTGCCTCCTTCCTTGACCACGGTTGTCGTGTCGCGGTCATATGTTAATGTTTGTGCCTGCCCCTGGAAGGCGGCGACACAGAACAGAAAAAGGATGGGTGCAAATAGGTTTTTCATGACAAATGCTTCTCTAACAAATATACAGTAAAAACCTACGTTGTGTTGCTTTGTTCACGCGGGAGGTTTGTGTGGTTGGGTGAACGGTTGGGTACAAGCGGATTTCGGTCGGCGTGCAGAAAAGCCTGAAGAGCTTAAAAAGTAGGACATGAATCTGAACAGAATCCTGTCGACTTGTTAAGCTTTACGGAATCGCAGAACCCAATTGGTTATTAAGGTATGATATTCTATCTTTGCCGCCTGTAAATTTTTCTCACTATGCAAAATAAGACTGCGATACAGATATTCACTGTTGTTTTCGCGTTGGTTTGTCTCTTTCAGATTTCGTTCACCTGGATCGGATATCAAGTGCGTGAAGATGCCAAGGCATATGCCAATGGCGACCTTAAAAAGGAGAATGATTATCTCGACTCCATCAAGACCAAGCCTGTATATAACCTGGGCATCAAGAACTATACATACCAGGAAGTACAGAGCAACGAGATCAACCTCGGGCTTGACCTGAAAGGGGGAATGAATGTAACGTTGGAAGTTTCAACAGTGGACCTGATCCGCAGCATGGCCAACAACAGCCAGAACCCTACCTTTCTTCAAGCGCTGCAGAATGCCCAGGAAGCACAGAAGCATTCCAACCTGGATTTCGTGACCCTGTTCGGGCAGGAATTCAAGAAGCTGGATGCCAATGCACAGCTGAAGACGATTTTCTCTACGCTGGAATTGAAGGATAAAATCAACTTCGAGTCAACCGACGAAGAAGTGTTGACGGTGATCCGCGCAGAAGCCAATTCGGCCATTGATCGTACCTTCAATATTCTCCGCACACGTATTGACAAGTTTGGCGTTACTCAACCCAATATCCAGAAGCTGGGTAACTCCGGCCGCATCCTGGTAGAACTGCCGGGTGTGAAAGATCCTGAACGTGTAAGGGGTATTCTTCAGCAAACCGCCCAGCTGGAATTCTGGGAGACCTACGAGGCAGGTGAAACGTATCCGGTGCTGGAGAAGGTGAACAGCCGCCTGGCACAAATGAATGTAAGCGGTGAGGGAAAAGAAGGTGCCGATAAGGAAGATGCATTGGGTGCGTTGACATCACCGGATTCAACGGTTGTTGCGGATTCATCCAAAGTGACCATCGATCAAACCGCTCAGGAAACTGCTACTTCCAAAGAAGACTCCATCAACGATGCTTTGAATGCCCTGCTGGGTACCGGCGATTCTACCGGCTCTGACACATCCGCCAGCGCTCAGAACAAATCTTTTGAAGAATGGTCGAAGGATAATCCGTTGTTCGCAGTACTGCATCCGCTTCTGGATAGTGATAATCGCCTCAGAAGTGGTCCGATGGCCGGATATGCGGCTATCAAAGACACTGGTAAAATCAATGAATACCTCAATATGCCGGAGATTCGCAACCTCATGCCGAGGGATATGATGCTTCGCTGGGGTGTGAAGGCTTTTGATGATGAGGGTAGGTTCCTTCATTTGTACGCACTCAAGGTTACCAACCGTGACGGTAAACCCATCCTGGCAGGTGATGTGGTGATTGATGCCCGGCAGGAATTCGGTCAGAACCGCGCAAACGCTGAGGTGGTGATGGTTATGAATCCGCAGGGTGCCAATTCCTGGAAAAAGATTACCAAAGAAGCTTCTTCTCAAACACCCAAGCGTGCTGTTGCTGTTGTGTTGGATGGATATGTGTATTCAGCTCCCACCGTTCAGGGTGAGATTCCGAATGGTATTTCAACCATCACCGGCGACTTCGATATCAAGGAAGCGGAGGATTTGGCCAACGTACTGAAAGCAGGTAAACTTCCGGCTCCGGCACGTATCGTGCAGGAAGCGGTTGTAGGACCATCCCTGGGAGACGAGGCGATCCGAAGCGGTTTCATCTCGTTCGCCATCGCCCTGATCCTTGTGTTGGTATACATGGTATTCTACTATTCCAATGCCGGTATGGTGGCCAACGTGGCGCTGATGGCAAACATCTTCTTTATTTTGGGCGTGCTTGCTTCACTCGGAGCGGTGCTCACCCTGCCTGGTGTTGCGGGTATCGTACTCACCATTGGTATGGCTGTGGATGCCAACGTGCTTATCTATGAGCGCATCCGTGAGGAACTGCATAAGGGCAAGGGCGTACGTCTGGCATTGAAAGACGGTTATATGGCGGCCTACTCATCCATTGTGGATGCCAACGTAACCACGATGTTGACAGGTATCGTTCTGTACGTGTTTGGAACCGGCCCCATCCAGGGTTTTGCTACCACGCTTATCATCGGTATCCTGACTTCCCTGTTCGCAGGTATCTTTATTACCCGTCTTGTGTTTATCTGGATGATGGACAAGGATAAGGGAGTGCGTTTCTCCACAAAAGCAACGGAGAATCTGCTGAAGAATGTAGCTTACAAGTTTGTTGAGAAAAGAAAGATCTACTATGCAGTCTCCGGAACGTTGATCCTGCTGGGAATCGGCTCGCTGGTGACCAAAGGCCTGAACTACGGAATTGATTTCGTTGGTGGCAGAAACTATGTGGTGCGATTCGATAAGGATGTCAGCACCACCCAGATTCAGGAGGCGCTGAAAGTGCCGTTCGGCGGAGAAGTTCCTGAGGTGAAGACTTTCGGTGAATCCAACCAGGTGAGTATCACCACCAAATACATGATCGACCAGGAAGGTTCGGATGTGGAACAACAGGTGGAAGATAAACTGAAGGAAGGAATCTCCACTGTTCGGCCAGATGGCTGGGAAGTCATGGGTTCACAAACCGTAGGCCCTACCATTGCAGATGACATCAAACAGAATGCGGTGTGGGCCATTGTGTTTTCCCTTTTCGTGATCTTTGTGTATATCCTGATCCGTTTCAAAAAATGGCAGTTCGGGCTGGGTGCCTTGCTCGCCCTGTTCCATGATGTGGCGTTGGTGGTTTCCTGTTTCTCTCTCCTTGATGGCATCGTGCCCTTCTCCATGGAGATTAACCAGGCATTCATTGCTGCGATACTTACCGTAATCGGTTATTCCATCAACGACACCGTGGTTGTGTTTGACCGCATTCGTGAGTACCTTGCAGAACACAAACGAAGTGAAATGGGTGTGGTGATCAACAATGCGTTGAACAGCACCCTGAGTCGAACATTCAATACTTCCATGACTGTGTTCCTTGTGTTGTTGGCTATCTTCCTTTTGGGTGGTGAGGTGATCCGGGGTTTCTCGTTCGCATTGCTGGTGGGTGTGGTTGTTGGTACCTACTCATCCATTTGCATCGCCACACCGGTTGTGATTGACCTCGCGAAGAAAGGCAGTCAGGAAGACAAGAAATAATCAATACGAACAGCAAATGCTGCTATTTTTTGATCTTGGCGGCGGTGAGTTGGTGCTGATCATTCTGGTGGTCCTGTTGTTCTTTGGGTCCAAGCGAATTCCGGAACTGGCCCGGGGGCTGGGCAAAGGCATGCGGGAATTCAAAAATGCGGCCAATGCCGTGCAAAAGGAGATCCAGGACAGCGCCAAGGATTTGAAAGACAGCACAGACCTGACCAAGCACATTAAGGAATAGCCTTCTTCGGGCTATGAATGATTACCTCTATTTACTGGGCGGCTTGATCGCACTGGTGGTTTCAGGGGAGTTTCTCGTGAGAGGAGCAGTTGCCCTGGCCCTGAGAATGCGCATTTCAACCCTGGTGGTTGGAATGACGGTTGTTTCATTTGGCACTTCAGCTCCTGAACTTCTGGTAAGCGTGCAAGCTGCATTGGGTGGCCACCCGGATATTGCTATTGGTAACGTAGTGGGGTCGAATGTGGCCAACATCAGCCTTATTCTGGGAATAACAGCGTTGGTTGCCCCGGTAGCTGTGAACCGCATATCGGTCAGGATCGACTGGCCCATGATGATGATTGCGTCCCTGCTTTTCTGGTGGTTTGCTTCAGACGGACATATTTCGCTTTCGGAAGGAAGTGTGTTTCTGGTGATCCTGGTGACCTTTATGACGTGGCTTGTGATTAAGTCGAGACGTGAGGGTGAGCAGGGTGACGCGGGAGTGGATGAAGAGGGGGTTGTTCAACGGTCGACTAAGCCCGTCTGGCAAAGCCTGCTGTGGGTGATTGCAGGATGTGTTGGATTGGCGTTCGGCGCGGATTGGTTGATCAAAGGTGCTTCAAGTCTTGCTATTAAATGGGGAATTTCAGAGTACGTGGTTGCGGTCACGATCGTAGCATTCGGTACCAGCGTTCCCGAACTCGTTACTTCCATCATCGCCTCACTGAAAAAGGAAACGGATATTACCGTAGGCAACCTGATTGGTTCGAACATTTTTAACCTCCTGGGTATTTTGGGTTGCACTTCGCTCTTTTCAGACATTGCCGTAACGGAGACCATTCGCTCCGTAGATGTATATTGGATGATGGGCATCGCCCTGTTGATCCTGCCCTTGATGGCATATCGCTTCCGGGTGAACCGCCTGTCCGGATTCCTTTTGCTGATTACATACCTGATCTATATCCTGCACTTGTTTTAACTTTTTTTGCGGAATCATGTTGTTTTTGCAGGGGGTGTGTCTGAAAAAGTAACTTTTTTTCGATATAGTGTGTAAAAATTGAGGGGTGTTTGTAAAATATTTGTAAAAATGTTGACAAGTACCCCTTTCAAGTGATACCTTTGTGTCATTAAATAAGCATACACCTATAAAAACAATTCAAGATGTCATCACTAACCAGTTTAAGATTCGAGGCCCTGGAAAGCCTGTTGCAAAGGTTGCCCGAGGCGACCAATGGTTCGAAGGAGTCGGTTTCCAGCTACTTTGGTTCAAAAGTGTTTGGTATGGACGCCATGCGCGAATACCTGCCGGACGATGCCTTTGAAAGTGTTATGAATGCGGTACAGAAAGGGGAGAGGTTGAGTCGCAAGATCGCAGACCAGGTGGCGTCTTCTATGAAAGCATGGTCCATCGAGCGGGGTGCAACTCACTATACTCACTGGTTTCAACCGTTGACGGGTACCACCGCTGAAAAGCATGATGCCTTCTTTGAACCGACACCCGAAGGACGTGCATTTGAATCGTTCGGTGGAAACCAACTGGTGCAGCAGGAGCCTGATGCTTCCAGCTTCCCGAGCGGTGGTTTGCGTAATACTTTTGAAGCACGCGGATATACTGCATGGGATCCGACATCTCCGGCCTTTATTATAGGTAAGACCCTCTGTATACCTACCATTTTTGTATCCTATACCGGTGAAGCGCTGGATTACAAAACGCCACTTCTCAAAGCCTTGCATCAGGTGGACAAGGCGGCAACGGATGTTTGTCAGTATTTTGATAAGAATGTTACCAAAGTAACAGCAACCCTGGGTTGGGAACAGGAATATTTCCTGGTGGATTCTTCTCTGTTCAATGCGCGTCCTGATCTGGCACTGACCGGCAGAACACTGTTCGGACATGCGTCTGCAAAAGACCAACAGCTGGAAGATCATTACTTCGGATCCATCCCAGATCGGGTGGCGGCATTCATGCGCGACTTTGAAAAAGAATCATTGATGTTGGGTATTCCGGTAAAAACCCGGCATAATGAAGTGGCCCCGAATCAATTTGAATGTGCCCCCGTATTTGAAGAGTGCAACCTGGCTGTAGATCACAACCAATTGCTTATGGATGTGATGGAAAAAGTGGCTCGCAGGCACAACTTCCGCGTGTTGTTGCACGAGAAGCCATATGCAGGTGTGAACGGATCCGGTAAACACAACAACTGGTCGTTGGCAACCAACACTGGCAAGAACCTGTTGAGTCCTGGTTCCACGCCGAAGACAAACCTGCAATTCCTGACCTTTTTTGTGAATACATTGAAGGCGGTTCACACACATGCAGGCCTGCTTCGCGCGTCTATCGCTTCTGCTGGAAACGACCACCGTTTGGGTGCAAATGAAGCGCCCCCGGCCATCATTTCCGCATTTATCGGTTCTCAGCTGACGGCCATCCTGGATGAAGTGGTGGAGAAAGTTGGAAAAGGCAAGATGTCTTCCGATGTGAAAACAGAATTGAAGCTGAACATTGGTAAGATTCCCGATATCCTGCTGGACAACACCGACCGAAACCGAACTTCGCCATTTGCATTTACAGGCAACAAGTTTGAACTCAGGGCGGTTGGTTCATCAGCCAATTGTGCATCTGCAATGACGGTTTTGAATGCCATCATGGCGCAACAACTGCGTGACTTTAAAAATGAAGTAGATCAATTGATTGATAAGGGTCTTAAGAAGGACGAAGCCATCTTTAAAGTCCTGCGTCAATACATTATCGACTCCAAAGATATACGTTTTGAAGGAAACGGATACAGCGATGAGTGGGTGAAAGAGGCTGCCAAGCGTGGGCTGGCTAACATTAAGACCACCCCGGAAGCCCTGGATGCAATGGTTACAAAAGAAGCTTCGCGGTTCTTTGAGGCGAACGATATCTACAGTGAAAGAGAGCTTCACGCCCGCCACGAAATCCAGCTGGAGACATACACAAAGAAGATCCAGATCGAATCGCGCGTCATGGGTGATCTTGCCACCAACCACATCATTCCTGTGGCTATCCGTTACCAAAACATTCTTCTGGAGAATGTACGCGGATTGAAAGAAGTGCTTGCTAAGCCGGACTATGAAAAGGCCGCAGCTTTTCCCTTGTCCGCCATTCAAACCATGTCCACACATATCGCCGTGATTCAGAAGGCGGTGGATGATATGGTTGAGGCGAGAAAGAAAGCCAATAAGCTGACGGATGCGAGAGCAAAAGCAATTGCCTACTGTGACAACGTAAGGAAGTACTTTGATGTCATTCGTTATGAAGTAGATAAACTGGAGTTAATGGTGGATGATGAAATGTGGCCGCTTCCCAAATACAGGGAATTGCTGTTTGCCAGATGATCAGCTCCTGGTTGCAAAGAGGCCCTTCCTTTTCCGGTAGGGCCTCTTTGCTTCAATGCCCTTTTCAAGTCTAAATTTATCTTTGCGTAATTTTGAAATATTTAGTTATTTTAGCCACATCGTTAAATGGCGATAACGTACTGTGCCCCTAATTAAACATACCTCTATGACACGATTATCCCGCATTCTTTGCGCGTTTATTCTATTGTTCATCGTAAGTCTTTCCGCTTCGGCTCAAATGAACTTCATGAAGGAAGCCAACGATGCTTACGACGCCATGAAGTATTTCGAGGCCATCGACCTCTATAAGAAGGCATACACCAAAGCCAAAAAGCCAGCGCAGAAAGCTGAGATCCTGTTCAAAACCGCCGAGTGTTACCGCATGTCCAATGATACCCGTCAGGCGGAGGTTTGGTACGACAAGGCATTGAAAGCTAAATACAAAGATCACGTTGCTCAGCTGTACTATGCCGACATGAAGAAGGCGAATGAAAAGTACGACGAGGCCATCGTGGAATACAATGCATACAAAGCACTGGAACCGGATGACATCCGCGGAAAAGAAGGAGTGGAGGCATGCACCAACGCCCAGAAATGGAAGGATGATCCCACCCGCTACAAGGTGGAGAACATGGCGCTGATCAATTCGGAATACCACGATTTTTCACCTTCGTATGCCAAGAAAGATTATTCCCTGTTGTATTTTACCAGCACCCGCCCAAGTTCACTCGGAAAAGGTATCGATGAGTGGGTAGGCCAAAGCTTCAGCGATATTTACGAGACCAAAAGAGATAAAAACGGCAAATGGAGCCAACCAACACCCATTGCCGGAGAGGTAAACGGACCGGCCAATGACGGAAGCTCATTCTTGGATGACCGTGGTTCCTCCATGGTGTTCACGCGGTGTGATGTGCAAAAAACAGGAAGCACAGTTTGTAAGCTTTGCTCGGCAAAGAAAAAGGGTACAGGCTGGTCCGATATAGAACCACTTCCCTTTGGAAATGATACGGTGCAGGTAGGCCACCCATCACTGACGGATGACGAATCCATCATTTACTTTGCTTCCGATATGGCCGGCGGCCAGGGCGGAAAAGACATCTGGATGGCCACCTATACCAAGAAAAGCCGTACATGGTCGGAACCAAAGAACCTGGGGCCAACCATCAACACACCCGGCAACGAAATGTATCCGTTCATTCACAGCGACGGTACCCTGTACTTCGCATCAGATGGTCAACCGGGGATGGGCGGACTCGATATCTTTTTCGCCAAACCCGACGGCGACGACTGGAAGAAACCCGAAAACATGAAGTACCCGATCAACAGCGCCGGGGATGATTTCGCCATCATTGTTGAGAAGAATGCCGAAAGAGGTTACTTTACCTCCAATCGCGCCAATGGCAAAGGTGGTGATGATATCTACATGTTCTGGTTGCCGCCACTCGTGTTCACATTGCAAGGTGTGGCTTATGACGTGGAATCAAAAGGCTATCTCCCCAGCACGAAAATTACCATTGACGGTGGCAACGGAGAATCCATTACACTGGAAACCGATACGGTAGGTCACTACTTCACCCAGATCAAACAGAACATGACATATGATCTGACAGCAAGCAAACAAAAGTTTCTGAACGACAATGGTACGGAAACCACCATGGGACTGACGGAATCCGCTGACCTCGTTCATGATTTCTATCTTCAAAGTACCGCAACCAAGGAAATCCGTTTCCCAGATGTGCTGTACGATTTGGATAAATACGAACTGCGTCCAGAGTCCAAAGATTCACTGGATTTCCTTTACAAGGTACTGGTCAACAACCCCACCATCGTGATTGAACTGTCGGCACATACAGATTCCAGGGGTAGCGATAAATACAACAAAACACTCTCTCAGAAACGTGCCCAGTCATGTGTGGACTACCTCGTTTCCAAAGGTATACCATCCGATCGCATGGTTCCCGTGGGCTACGGAGAAAGCCGCCTGCTGGTGACCGATGCGGATATTGCCAAATTGTCTACGGAAGAGGAGAAAGAAGCCGCTCACCAAAAGAACCGTCGTACGGTGTTCTCGGTGATTCGTGATAACTACGTTCCCAAAGCTTCCAATGATGGCAAAGCACCAAGTGGCGGAGCCAACTAGCAAATAATCGATACAAAGAAGCATCCCGCACATACGGGATGCTTTTTTTTTATCCGGACCAGACTCACATGTTGTGCGTATTTACCGGCGGTCGCTTCAAAAAAGCACCTATTTTTGCAAATGGAATTGAATAGAAATGAGTGAAAACCTGAAATATGACCTGCGGGGTGTCTCCGCCGACAAGCATGATGTGCACAATGCCATTGCCGGGCTGGATAAAGGACTATACCCTTATGCTTTTTGTAAGGTGCTTCCTGACTATGCAGGTAATGATGATGCCTATTGCAACGTCATGCACGCCGATACGGCCGGCACCAAAACAGCCCTGGCTTACCTTTACTGGAAAGAAACAGGTGATGCGTCCGTATGGAAGAACATTGTGCAGGATGCCCTGGTGATGAACCTTGACGACCTGATCTGTATCGGTGCCACCAGCGGAATTGTATTCTCCTCAACCATCGGCCGCAACCGGAACCTTATTCCCGGAGACGTGGTCAAAAAACTGATCGAAGGCGCTGCCGAACTGGCAAACGATCTTCAAAAGCTAGGCGTGGATGTACACCTGGCAGGTGGTGAAACCGCAGATGTCGGTGACATTGTCCGCACCCTTGACGTAGGCTTCACTGCATTCGT encodes the following:
- the mdh gene encoding malate dehydrogenase, with the translated sequence MKVSVIGAGNVGATCANVVAHKELANEVVIVDIKEGLAEGKALDIWQTAPINLYDSRTIGVTNDYARTAGSDVVVITSGLPRKPGMSRDDLIATNAGIVKTVTENVMKHSPNAIIIVVSNPLDVMCYCAYLTAKVDSRRVFGMAGILDTARYRAFLAEALDVSPKDIQALLLGGHGDTMVPLPRYTTVSGIPVTEMIDKDKLDAIVDRTKKGGGELVNLMGTSAWYAPGAAAAQMVEAIVRDQKRIFPCCAWLQGEYGMKDIYLGVPVKLGKNGIEEVIEIQLNDDERALLEQSAVAVREVMGVLDGMQTA
- a CDS encoding T9SS type A sorting domain-containing protein, with the protein product MKNLFAPILFLFCVAAFQGQAQTLTYDRDTTTVVKEGGKPFRFPWAGGLNFVQVSSIDMNLDGKKDLFVFDRTGNKIFPFIFQGGTDTINYKYMPEYAKFFPDLHDWVLLVDYDNDGKEDIFGYSNSGFAVYKNISSGVLDFQLIDPLVHTQTTNFPNLYVSPADIPAIADIDNDGDVDVLTFEQNGQTVEFHKNLSMETFGHADSLKFKRQPDCWGYFSENISNNKVTMNISCPYKKAAPDETDRTDHSIHSGSTVLALDMDGDNDKDLILGDISFPNLVQLTNGGTVSSALVTAQDTSFPSYDVPTDMDIFPASFYQDINHDGKRDLIVSANSQNTSENFKSVWYYKNTNTDNAPIFVKQTESLLQEDMIDLGQGANPAFFDYNADGLLDMIVGNYGYYEGGGNYKSKLALFKNVGTVNQPSFALIDRDYLGLSSLGLYNIYPTFGDMDGDGDKDMMIGDYNGVIHYYENSAGPGNPASFSLKQANYQSIDCGSFSAPQIVDVDNDNIPDLLMGERNGNLNLFPNLGTINTPMFNLDIDAVTWQSGNTVRYTILGTTNLSKLWPGDKLTVTGCTSFTNNGTFEITAVNAGSRYIEVYNAIRDDPSYDEPSGSVAIGIGFDENFGDVDVRQFGYYTGYSTPFLYKDSGKLKLLLGSESGYIYHYGNIDGNLSGTFTESDTTYMNIWEGERTTIAGADLNNDNIIDLVIGNYGGGLALFWGKLITGIEPEPVKGESSAAFVVFPNPAKDQIRIQWNTPWSQGAVPYTITDMTGKLLRSGTLVSAQQTIPTDNLAQGVYQLNLRMEDAQRYSRFVIGQ
- the secDF gene encoding protein translocase subunit SecDF yields the protein MQNKTAIQIFTVVFALVCLFQISFTWIGYQVREDAKAYANGDLKKENDYLDSIKTKPVYNLGIKNYTYQEVQSNEINLGLDLKGGMNVTLEVSTVDLIRSMANNSQNPTFLQALQNAQEAQKHSNLDFVTLFGQEFKKLDANAQLKTIFSTLELKDKINFESTDEEVLTVIRAEANSAIDRTFNILRTRIDKFGVTQPNIQKLGNSGRILVELPGVKDPERVRGILQQTAQLEFWETYEAGETYPVLEKVNSRLAQMNVSGEGKEGADKEDALGALTSPDSTVVADSSKVTIDQTAQETATSKEDSINDALNALLGTGDSTGSDTSASAQNKSFEEWSKDNPLFAVLHPLLDSDNRLRSGPMAGYAAIKDTGKINEYLNMPEIRNLMPRDMMLRWGVKAFDDEGRFLHLYALKVTNRDGKPILAGDVVIDARQEFGQNRANAEVVMVMNPQGANSWKKITKEASSQTPKRAVAVVLDGYVYSAPTVQGEIPNGISTITGDFDIKEAEDLANVLKAGKLPAPARIVQEAVVGPSLGDEAIRSGFISFAIALILVLVYMVFYYSNAGMVANVALMANIFFILGVLASLGAVLTLPGVAGIVLTIGMAVDANVLIYERIREELHKGKGVRLALKDGYMAAYSSIVDANVTTMLTGIVLYVFGTGPIQGFATTLIIGILTSLFAGIFITRLVFIWMMDKDKGVRFSTKATENLLKNVAYKFVEKRKIYYAVSGTLILLGIGSLVTKGLNYGIDFVGGRNYVVRFDKDVSTTQIQEALKVPFGGEVPEVKTFGESNQVSITTKYMIDQEGSDVEQQVEDKLKEGISTVRPDGWEVMGSQTVGPTIADDIKQNAVWAIVFSLFVIFVYILIRFKKWQFGLGALLALFHDVALVVSCFSLLDGIVPFSMEINQAFIAAILTVIGYSINDTVVVFDRIREYLAEHKRSEMGVVINNALNSTLSRTFNTSMTVFLVLLAIFLLGGEVIRGFSFALLVGVVVGTYSSICIATPVVIDLAKKGSQEDKK
- the tatA gene encoding twin-arginine translocase TatA/TatE family subunit encodes the protein MLLFFDLGGGELVLIILVVLLFFGSKRIPELARGLGKGMREFKNAANAVQKEIQDSAKDLKDSTDLTKHIKE